The following DNA comes from Mycobacterium sp. MS1601.
AAGTTCTTGTAGGCGGCCAGATCCTCGGGCAGCTCAGCCAGCACGGAGAGCAGCTGCGCGCGCCACTGCGGGACGGCCGCCAGCTGTGACAGCGGCGCCAACTGAGTGGTGATGAGGAACAGGATTGCACCGGTGCGGGGCAGCGCTGTCAGGTGCTGGATCTCGATACGCATCCGCAGTGCACCGGGTTCCGCGCACAGGCGTGTCTGCAGCTCGGCGCGCGGCGCTCGACCGTGGGCTGATTCCAGGCTGGCGTCCAATTCCCCGGTTTCGTACATGCTCCAGTTCAGCCGGCGCACCACATCGCCGGGGGACAGTGCCCGGATGAAACGTTCGGTGCGCGCCACCATGCCGGTGCCGTGCACGCGCGGCACCGGACCGTGCAGGTCGGTGAAGGTCATGCCGAGGGAGAAACTGCTGGACCAGGATCCCGTGAACGTCGCCGCGAAGGACTCGAGTCGCAGTGCGCCGTCGCGGGTGTCGAGCAGGAACAGGTCTTCGACCACTTCGGCCGCCGCGGTGGTCAGTGGCGCAACTTCGGGGTCACCGTAGGCCAGGTCGAGCTTGGTGCCGGTGACGGTGTTGCAGAAGCGCAGCCGTTCGGGATCGGTGAGGTCCGTTGTGGCGATGTCGGGGTTCTCGGAGGCGAAGCGCTCCAGAATCCATGCTGCGGCATCCCATTCGGCGGCCGCCATGTGTGGCAGGCTGCCGACCCTGCGTGGGTCACGGGCCAGGATGGTGCGGCGTTCGGCAACGACGTCGGCGTAGGTCTGGTCGACGTGGAAGACACCCTCACCCCACGATCCGGCCGCGGTGGTGGCGGCCACGCCGGCGTGCTCGACGTTGGTGAAGTAGCGGTAGCTCGGTCCGTCGAACGGCCAGGCGAATCGGTGGATCGGCGTTTCAGCGCTCATGTCACCTCTGGTGTGTCGATGGTGATGGTCCCGATTCCGCGGGAGACGCAGGCCAGCATGAGGCCGCCGCGGTGGTGGTCGGCGTCGCTGAGTACCAGGTCCCGGTGTTCGACCTGCCCAGCCAGCACTCCGATCTCGCAGCGGCCGCACACGCCGCGCTCACACATTCGGTCCAGGCGGATGCCGAGCCCGTCGAGTGCCTGCAGCAGGCTGATCCCTGACGGCACGGTCACTGATCGTCCGGATTCGCCCAGCACAGCGTCGAACGGCCGGCCTGCGTCCAGAGCGGGGGCGGTGAAGTGCTCGATGTGTATTCGCGGGCCGGGCCAGGCGAACTCATCGGCGAGTGAGCGGAATTCGTCGAGGAATCCCGGCGGCCCGCAGGCATATGCGTGGGTTCCCAGTGGTTGGCGGGCCAACGCATGCCGCACCGCGTGACGTAATGCCTGTCGGCCGGTCACCACCGTCGTGTGCGGGGGTGCGAGCTGGTCGAGCTCGTCGGCGAAGACGGGAGTGCCGGCGCCGACGATCAGCTCCACCGGCCGGCCCCACCGCCGCGCGGCGTGCAGATGGGACAGGATCGGAGTGATGCCGATTCCCGCCGCCACCAGAAGGTGCCTGGCCGCGGACAGCACCGGCGCGAAAGCCGAACGTGGTGGCGACGCCCGCAGGCGGGTTCC
Coding sequences within:
- a CDS encoding heme-dependent oxidative N-demethylase family protein, whose translation is MSAETPIHRFAWPFDGPSYRYFTNVEHAGVAATTAAGSWGEGVFHVDQTYADVVAERRTILARDPRRVGSLPHMAAAEWDAAAWILERFASENPDIATTDLTDPERLRFCNTVTGTKLDLAYGDPEVAPLTTAAAEVVEDLFLLDTRDGALRLESFAATFTGSWSSSFSLGMTFTDLHGPVPRVHGTGMVARTERFIRALSPGDVVRRLNWSMYETGELDASLESAHGRAPRAELQTRLCAEPGALRMRIEIQHLTALPRTGAILFLITTQLAPLSQLAAVPQWRAQLLSVLAELPEDLAAYKNFADLRTPILEWLVSIESASA
- a CDS encoding PDR/VanB family oxidoreductase, which produces MDEFVLGAVDGRPLPSYIPGSHLAVRAGDVVNAYSLLDDGHRPPVYRLGIRHGAVGGGSDWLHRYAQGGTRLRASPPRSAFAPVLSAARHLLVAAGIGITPILSHLHAARRWGRPVELIVGAGTPVFADELDQLAPPHTTVVTGRQALRHAVRHALARQPLGTHAYACGPPGFLDEFRSLADEFAWPGPRIHIEHFTAPALDAGRPFDAVLGESGRSVTVPSGISLLQALDGLGIRLDRMCERGVCGRCEIGVLAGQVEHRDLVLSDADHHRGGLMLACVSRGIGTITIDTPEVT